A region of the Flavipsychrobacter sp. genome:
CTTGGCAGAAAAGGAAAGGGAAGAGCTTGCTATCATAGAACGTTTTTTACCAAAGCCACTTACTGCTGAAGAAATTGAAGCAGAGCTAAAGGCAATAATAGCAGAAGTAGGCGCCAGCTCACCAGCTGATATGGGTAAAGTAATGGGCTCTGCTACCAAAAAACTTGCAGGTAAAGCAGACGGTAAAGCAATATCGGAAACGGTAAAAAGACTATTAGCTTAATGTTATTGGATATCATCACGATAACAATAATTATTGCATTTTTCATACGCGGCTATATGAAGGGAATCATTATAGCCGCGTTTTCTGTTTTAGCATTAATACTAGGTACACTTGCAGCATTAAGACTGTCTGAACGTTTGGCAACTTACCTGCTGGAAGAAGATATAGTAACTAGTGGTTGGAGCCAGATCGTTAGTTATATCATATTATTCGTGGGCGTTGTCATCATAGTAAGAATGATCGCTAAAGCGCTAGATGCTACTTTAAAAGCTGCTATGCTTGGCTGGCTCAACAAAACCATTGGTGGCTTATTGTATGCCGCTATGGGAGCTGTAGTGTGGAGTGCCTTGCTCTGGTTAGGCACCGAGATCCACTTCATCACACCGCAGCACATCAGTGAGTCCAGTACCTATGCCTATATACGCCCTATAGCACCTTGGATAGCTGATAAAGTAGGCTATCTAATACCTATGATAAAAAATGTCTTTGGCGATTTAGAAGTATTCTTCTCCAAGGTAAACCAAATACTACCTGAACATGTGGATACTCCTTGATAATTACGACTCGTTCACGCATATACTGCACCACTACCTGCTGCAAACGGGTAACGAATGTATTGTGTACCGAAATGACGAAATAACTATTGAGCAAATAGAAGAGCTAAAGCCCAAACGTATCATCATATCTCCCGGTCCGGAGACACCTAAGCAGGCAGGCATTTGTATGGATGTTATTCAACATTTTCACAAAACCGTTCCTATACTGGGCGTATGCTTAGGCCATCAAGCCATAGGCATGTTCTTTGGTGCGGAGCTAATACACATCCCCTACCCAATGCATGGCAAAACGAGTAAACTCACTCATACAAAGCACCAACTCT
Encoded here:
- a CDS encoding CvpA family protein; the protein is MLLDIITITIIIAFFIRGYMKGIIIAAFSVLALILGTLAALRLSERLATYLLEEDIVTSGWSQIVSYIILFVGVVIIVRMIAKALDATLKAAMLGWLNKTIGGLLYAAMGAVVWSALLWLGTEIHFITPQHISESSTYAYIRPIAPWIADKVGYLIPMIKNVFGDLEVFFSKVNQILPEHVDTP
- a CDS encoding aminodeoxychorismate/anthranilate synthase component II; its protein translation is MWILLDNYDSFTHILHHYLLQTGNECIVYRNDEITIEQIEELKPKRIIISPGPETPKQAGICMDVIQHFHKTVPILGVCLGHQAIGMFFGAELIHIPYPMHGKTSKLTHTKHQLFEHVATSFEAMRYHSLAITNLEQTGLSTIATSNDDNQIMAITHDTYPCIGIQFHPESVGTTVGKKLLENWAKMKF